The sequence CAATAAACTTAATGCCGTTGTTCAACTCAATTCAAATGCCCTTTTACAAGCAAAACAACTAGATAAATATTATCTACAATATGGTAAAAAAGGCCCATTACATGGCATACCTGTTTTATTAAAAGATAATATTGATACAAATGATGGCATGGCAAATACTGCAGGCTCTTATGCATTAGCGGATAACTATCCTAATAAAAATGCTTTTTTGGTTGAAAAACTCATTGAAGATGGCGCTATTATTTTAGGAAAAACAAATTTAAGTGAATGGGCAAACTTTCGCTCTACCAATGCTTCTAGTGGTTGGAGCGGATTATACGGACAAAGTAAAAACCCCTACGATCCAACAGCTAGTCCATGTGGTTCAAGTTCGGGTTCAGGTATCGCTATTGCAGCTAACTTTGCAACTTTAGCCGTTGGCACTGAGACTGATGGCTCAGTTACCTGCCCTTCAGCTGTTAATGGTATTGTTGGTCTTAAGCCTACTTTAGGCACTATAAGCCGCAGCGGTATTATTCCTATTTCTCGTAGTCAAGATACCGCAGGCACCATGACACGTAACGTAACGGATGCGGCTATCATGCTCAATTCATTAGTCGCTAAAGATAAGTCAGATTCAGCTAGCATAGATTCAAAAGTTGACTACTTATCGCACCTTAAAACCGATGGTTTAAAAGGAAAACGTATCGGCATTGCCCGTAATTTAATGGGTTATCATAAAAAGTTAGATGATGTTTTTGAGCAAGCTGTTAAAGACTTAAAAGCCCAAGGCGCCATCATTATTGATAACGCTAATATTGAAACCTATGGTCAATGGAATAGCCCTGAATTTGAAGTACTTTTATATGAATTCAAACATGGTTTAAATAACTATTTAAAACACGTTAAAGGTCGTTCTCCAAAGTCCCTTGAGGCTTTAATTACATTCAATTTAAAACATAAGTCAAAAGAAATGCCTTATTTTGAACAAGAGTTATTTGAAATGGCACAATCTAAAGGGAAATTAACAGATCAGCAGTATTTAGATGCCTTAGAGAAAAGTAAATTATTAACACAAGACAAAGGCATCGACTTAGTTTTAAAAAAGCATAATCTTGATTTAATTATCGCACCAACTTCACAGCCTGCCTGGAAAACTGATTGGATAACGGGCGATCACTTTTTAGGTTCAGCATCATCTGCCGCTGCAGTATCGGGTTATCCGCACATTACTGTACCTATGGGTTATGTACATCACTTACCGGTTGGCATTTCAATGTTTGGTGCAAAATTATCTGAAGGAACTTTAATAGAAGCAGCTTTTGGATTTGAGCAAGCCACATTACATCGCAAGCCTCCTAGACTTTAACGGCTAAAAAACCGGTAATAATAAAAGCATCATTACCGGTTTAATTTGATTGAATTCACTAGTTTACTTTTGCTTTAAAGCTGCAACAGCTAATCCCGATGTTATGGAGGTAAAACCAGCTCCCATATTAAGTGCATTAATAACTTTAGGTTTTTGTTTTAACCAACTAGAAAGCTTTGATGAAAACACGCCCATAAGCGAAAAACCCGCAGCAGTTAAAAATGCAAACCACATTCCATAAGCTAGCATTTGAATGGTAACAAAGCCTAGCTCTGGATTAACAAATTGTGGGATAAATGCTAAAACAAATAACCCAAGCTTTGGGTTGAGTGCCGCAGATAAAAATCCAGTAATGGAAATAGATTTTATAGGTTGTTTAGCAGCATGCTCAAGGTTGATTAAACTGAGAGATTTAAGTACTTTTATACCTAAATAAATTAAATAAGCAACGCCCAAAAATT is a genomic window of Pseudoalteromonas sp. '520P1 No. 423' containing:
- a CDS encoding amidase, which produces MYLKKIIIPILLIHAFSSHAHINENLTVRQIHQKMQSDELTSQELVQFYLDRIKKYDDNGNKLNAVVQLNSNALLQAKQLDKYYLQYGKKGPLHGIPVLLKDNIDTNDGMANTAGSYALADNYPNKNAFLVEKLIEDGAIILGKTNLSEWANFRSTNASSGWSGLYGQSKNPYDPTASPCGSSSGSGIAIAANFATLAVGTETDGSVTCPSAVNGIVGLKPTLGTISRSGIIPISRSQDTAGTMTRNVTDAAIMLNSLVAKDKSDSASIDSKVDYLSHLKTDGLKGKRIGIARNLMGYHKKLDDVFEQAVKDLKAQGAIIIDNANIETYGQWNSPEFEVLLYEFKHGLNNYLKHVKGRSPKSLEALITFNLKHKSKEMPYFEQELFEMAQSKGKLTDQQYLDALEKSKLLTQDKGIDLVLKKHNLDLIIAPTSQPAWKTDWITGDHFLGSASSAAAVSGYPHITVPMGYVHHLPVGISMFGAKLSEGTLIEAAFGFEQATLHRKPPRL
- a CDS encoding LysE family translocator encodes the protein MHLELEFHIVTATFDLTLLIKTSEMAFMGVKFLGVAYLIYLGIKVLKSLSLINLEHAAKQPIKSISITGFLSAALNPKLGLFVLAFIPQFVNPELGFVTIQMLAYGMWFAFLTAAGFSLMGVFSSKLSSWLKQKPKVINALNMGAGFTSITSGLAVAALKQK